Genomic segment of Xanthomonas sp. DAR 35659:
AGCCGCCGCCGGTGCCGCTGCGCGCGAGCATGCGGTCGATCCAGAAATCGGTACCGGGCGCAGTGCCGGCACCGGCCGCCAGGTCGGCGGCGAACACGCGTTGCAGATGCCTGCCCGGCGCGAAGGCCACGCCGCTGTCGGGGATCGGCGTCGGCGTGCCCTTGAAGCGCGGTTCGCCGAGCGCGGCGTTGCTGGCCTGCAGCCCTTCGCTGTCGGCCGAGACGAGGTCACCGGCCGCCGCCGTGCCGCACGCCGCATTCAGCCACGCCGCGAGCAAGACGGCGGCGACGCGCGGCCGCCGCCGTGCCGCGGCGCCTGCGCGCAGCCTCAAAACTCGGTCCTGAGCCGGGCCCAGAAGTAGCGCCCCAAGGTGTCGTAGGTGAACGCGTCGGTGTTGGCCGCGCTCGCATAGCCGTAGTACTGCGGCGGCTTGCGGTTGCCGACATTGTTGGCGCCGGCCGACAGCGTGGTGTGCAGGCTCTCGAATTTCCGGCTCAACGAGACATCGTGGTAGGTCACCGTGCCGACCCGGAAATAGACGCAGCTGCCGTCGGCGGCGGTGTTGACGCAGAAGTCCTCGTAGGCGCTGCCGACCGTGGTCGGGCCGATCAGGCGCGTGTTCCAGCTGGCATGCCACGGGCCGTTGTCCCAGCCCAGGTTGAAGCTGGCGCGCCAGCGCGGCATGTTGCCGTAGCTGGAGGTCTCGCCGACGTAGTTGTGGCTGTCGCCGCTGAACGTGTAGCTGGACAGGAAGGTGGCATCCACGCCGGCCTGGAAGCTGCCCCAGGCGGTATCGCGCAGCGCGTACTTGATGCCGATGTCGTAGCCGCGGATGTCGACCTTGCCGCTGTTGATCGCGAACGGCACGGTCACGCTGACCAGTTGCCCGCTGCCGTTGCGCTGGATCAACGGACAGTACGCGCTCTGGCCGTCGTAGCAATTCTGCAACACCTGATCCAGGCCGACGCCGTTGATCATGTCGTCGAGCGTCACCCGCCAACTGTCCAGGTTCAGCGACAGGCCCTCGGCCCAGCCCGGATCGTAGACCGCGCCGATGTTGTAGGAGCGGCCCTTCTCGGGCTTGATCGCGAAGCCGGCGTTGGCCGAACCGGTGGTCAGCACGGTGAACGAGGCGGTGTTGGTGAAGCTGCCGTCGGTGGGCACGTTGGCGCAGGCCGCGGCGTTGCCGCCGCCGGTGTAGCCCTTGCACGGATCGGTGTAGTCGCCGCTGGCATCGACCACCGTGTTGTACGGCGAGCCGTACAGGTCGCCGAGCGCCGGCGCGCGGAACACTTCCGAGCCGGTGGCGCGGATCAGCAGGTTGTCGATCGGCCGCCATTCCAGCGCGACCTTGCTGTTGGTGGTGTTGCCCCAGTAGTCGTACTTGGAATAGCGCGTGCCCAGGTTGAGGTTCAGCGCCTGCGCGCCCGGCACGTCCTTGAGCAGCGGGATCAGCACCTCGGCGTAGGCTTCCTTGATCGTCTCGTCGTGGCCCTGGTTCATGATGCAGCCGTCGTTGTAGTCGCAGTTGCCCTCGGCATCGGCGGCGGCGACCGGATTGCTGGTGCCCTGCGAGAAGCCGTTCTTGCGGAACGACAGGCCGAACGCGGCCTGCACCATGCCCGCCGGCATCGCGAACAGGTCGCCGTTGATGCTGGCCTCGGCGAACTTCATGGTGCTCTCGTCGATCAGGTCCACCGCGCTCTGCGTGGCCTTGATCCCGGCGATGGTGGCCGGATCGTCCGGATTGAACACGTTGATCGGGGTGCAACCGGCGATCACGTTGCCGGGCGTGCCGCACTTGACCACGCCGTCGCTGTCCAGGAACGAGGCGCCGACCGCGTTGTTCAGCGCCGAGGTGATCGAGAAGCCGTTGCGCACCAGGGTGTCCTTGTAGCGCGCATAGCCGGCCGCCGCGTCCCATTGCCAGTTGGTGTCGGCGAACTTGCCGCGCAGCCCGGCCACGATGTTGGTCTGGTACATGGTCGAGGAATAGACGCGGGTGTTGGCCGGCACCGAGCGCAGCAGGTAGCGCGACAGGCTGCTGCCGAAGGGGTTGTAGTAGTTCTGCGACGCGTTCGGCAGCTCCAGGCCGTAGGCGGTGAGCTGCGAGGTGGTCTCGCTGCGGGTCCAGAACATGTCCAGGTAGCCCTGCACGTTCGGGGTGAAGTCGAAGCTGGCGTGCGCGGAGAAGTTGGTGCGCTCGACCGGGGTGATCAGGTACTGGCCGAAGTAGGAGTTGTAGCCTTCCACCGCCGCGTTGTAGGGGTGGAAATCGCCGGCATCGACCGGGCCGGGCGCCAGGCCGCTGTTCGGGGTCAGCACGCTGCCGTCGCCGAGGAACGCGCGGGTGCCGTTGCCGCGGCGCTCCACCACCTGGCCGTTGAGATAGTTCACCGCGGTCCTGGCGTAGCTGCGGTCTTCGTCGTACAGCGCGTTCATCGAGCTGCGGCTCAGGCCCAGGATCAGCCCGCCGCGGTCCCAGGTCTTGCCCCATTCCACGCCCAGCGAACGGCGGTTGCCGTCGCCGTGGGTGCTCTGACCGTAGTCCACGGTCGCGGCGGCGCCGTCGTACTTGTCCTTGAGGATGATGTTGACCACGCCGGCGATGGCATCGGAGCCGTACACCGAGGACGCGCCGTCGGTCAGCACTTCGATGCGCTCGACCATCGCCGCCGGGATCGCGTTGATGTCCACGCCGGGCGCGGCGGACACGCTGCTGGCTGGGCCGGCCATGCGGTGGCCGTTGACCAGGACCAGGGTGCGTTCGGCGCCGAGATTGCGCAGCGAGACCAGCGCGCGGCCGTGGCTGAAACCGGAGTTGAGCGCGATGTTGGGCATGTTGCCGGCCATCGCCGGCAGTTGCTGCAGCAACTGCCCGAGCGTGTTCTGGCCGCTGTCCTCGATCCGCTGGCGGTCGATGGTGATCACCGGACTGGCGGTTTCCGCATCGACGCGGCGCAGATGGCTGCCGGTCACGGTGACCCGTTCCAGCGTGGTCGCCGCATCGGAGGCGGTGGCGTCCTGCGCCAGCGCGCACGGCGCCGCCGCGACCAGGCTCAAGGCGGTACAGATCGCCGTCGCCAGCGGCCGCGGCCGCTGCGCGCGGCGCCAGGACGACGGGAACAACGGCGCAACGCGTTCGGGCAAAGACGACATCGGAATCTCCTGGGCGACGAGGCATGACGAGCGGCCGGGCCGGCACCCCACCCGGGCGGCCGTCCCTGTCGCCAGCGTTCGGTGGCGAGTACGGAAGGACGTGTCCGCGAACGCGGCGACAGGTGCGAGGCGCCCACCGCCGCGTGCGCCGCCGGGCATCCGAAGACACGCGGCGTGCGACACGGTTTCGTGCAGGAATCTCCCCCGGAGAATTCATTGCACGGCCACAATGTGCGCGTAGCGTTAAGGCCCCGTCTTGACGTATTTAACGTGAAAACGTGCGGAATAGCGCATTGCGCGGCGCGCGGCGGGACGTTTCCGACTTTTTCGCCACTCAGCCGTAGGCGGCCGAAATCGTCATTTGCCCGGCGGCGCCGGCCGGCACCTGCACGCGCTCGTTGCGCGGCCCCGACAGGGCCACCGCGCGGCCGTCGATGGCGACCTCGCGCAGGCGCGTGCCGGCTGGCACGCGCAGGGTCAGCCAGGTACGCGGCGGCGCCTGCGCCGGCAGGGTCAGGCGGCCGGCGATGCGCTTGGCCGCCGGATCGGCACGCAGCGACAGCGACACCGCGCCCCAGCGGGTCGGCGCCGCGACGATCGCGATCGTCTCGCCGCTGCCCAGCCATTCGCGCGGCAGCGCGCGGGCCAGGAACAGCGCCTCGCCGGCGCTGTCCTCGAACACCAGCATCCAGCGCAGCAGCAGCGGGATGGTCATCTGCGCGGGGATGCAGAACAGCGGCATACCGCCGGTGATGCCGCTGACCTCGCCGGCGGTCCAGCTGCCGCGGGTGTGCACGTGGTAGCGGTGCGCGTACAGGAACAGCAGGTATTCCTCGATCCGGTCCAGGCGCAGCAGCTGCTGCGCATAGCCATAGGAAATGAACCCGAGCAGGTCGCGTCCCTCCGGCGTGGGCGGCGCGATGTTGCCGACCACGCCGAGGCTGGTGCCGCCATGGCCGCGCACGCAGTCGATGACCAGGTGCGCGAGATCGTCGGGCAGCACGTCGGCCTGCAGCAGTTCGGCGTAGGCGCGGTGCGGCCAGCCCTGCTCGCTCGGGCTCTCCTGCTGCAGCGACTGGCGGAAGGTCAGCTTCACGCCGGGCAGCGGGCCGATGTAGGGCGGTTGCAGATCGCGGCGGACATTGGCGCGCAAGGTCTTGTGCAACTGCGCGGTCAGCTGCTGCGCGCGCCGCCGCCACTGCGCCGCGGTGGCCTGCGCGCCCGCCCCGGCGATGGTGGTCCACACCGCGGCGAGGTCCTCCCAGCCGCGGATCGCCAGCGCGCTGTTGGCGTAGTACGGCTTCCACCACAGGGTCGGATCCGGGAACAGGCAGGCATCGGATTCGTTCCAGCCGTGGATCAGGCCGTGCCCCGGGGATGTCGCCGGCAGCTTCAGGCTGGCGTCGTGCAGTTCCAGCAGGATCTGCGCGGTGGCGGCGATCTTGCCGCGATGCTTGCGCAGCAGCGCCGCATCGCCGGTGTAGCGCAGGTAGCGCGCCAGCAGCGACAGGGTCAGGCCGAACTGGCCGGTCTCGGCGCCGCGCATGTTGACCATGCCGTCGTCCTGCACGAAGTCGCTGAAGTACCCATCCAGCACCGCGCCGGCCTGGGCGAAGCGGCCCCATTCCAGGTTGGCGTACAGCGAACTGGTGAAGGTGTCCTGGAAGCCGTCGTACTCGTTGCCGTAGTAGTCGCGGTCGACCGCGCCGTACTTCGGATAGGTGCCGCCGGGGCGCACCACCAGTTCGCGGGCGAAGGCGAAGCGCGCCATGTCGCTCCAGCTGGCATCGGGCAGCTGCGCCTGCACGGTATCGGCGAGCAGCCCTTGCCAGTAGCCGGCGAAGGCGAGCAGGCCGCGGTAGAAGTCCTCGGCGCTACGCGGGCCGCGCCGCGGCGGGTAGTCGGGATAGCTGTAGCCGTACACCACCTTGGTCACCTGACCGTGCTCGACCAGCGCGCTGCGGTGCCAGGTCTGCACGATGAAGCGATCGGTGGCGAGCACGTCGGCGAACAGCAGCACGTCGTAGTAGCGGCCCTCGCCGGCCGGCACCCGCTTGCGTACCGCCGGCATCCAGCCGCCGAGCAGGCCCTCGTGGCGACGCGCCACCAGCTCGGCCTTGCCCAGTTCGGGGAAGGCATGCAGCGCGCGATAGCAGCGGGTGCGTCCGTCCGGATACACCGGCATGGTGTCGGCGCAATCGCGCGTGCCGACGAAGGTGGTCCACGGCAGGCGCCCGTTGTAGTCCTTGGGATCCAGTTGCGAGGCCGGCGGCGGCGCCGCATCGCGCACCTCGTCCATGCGCGGATCGCCATCGCGCAGCAGGCGCTCGGCGAGCAGGTCGGCCTCGGCCATCGCCACCTCGGCCAGTTGCATGCCGAAGTACGGCGCCTGCGCGGCCGGAAAGACCGGCTCGGTGCGTTTGCCCAGGACCAGCGCGCCGCCCGGCCCTAGCAGGGTCAGGTCGCCATCGGGCTGGCGCAGGTCTTCGTACACCGCCCAGGACGCCCCGGCCTCGACGAAACGGCACTGCAGGGTATGCCCGGCGAGCGCATCGGTGGCCAGCGGTCGCAATTGCGGTGCCGCGACGGACGCGTGTGCGGCGGTGCCCGCCGTTGGCGCGGCGGCGGCAGGGCCAGCCAGCGCCTGCACGCCGGCCACCGCGCCGACCGCCATTCCCTGCCGCAGGAAGTCTCTCCGATCCATGCACTGTCCCCGATACGCTGCGATCGTTGCATCGTGCGCTGCAGGCGTCGCAGCGTCTTGTGCGCTGTGCCGAGGATCGATGCGGAAAACCGCACAGCGGCGCAGGCGCGGCGGCGCCGTGGCGCGGGGCGCGACGGCGCGTGACGCGGCTTAGGCGAGTACGTCGAGCAGGCTGCCGATGCTGTCGTCGGCCGCGCGCAGCACCCGCGCATTGGCCTGGAACGCGGTGCGGTCGGACACCGCGCCGACCATGTCGTCGACCAGATCGCTGCCCTGCCCGCCCGCGGCCTGCACCTGGCCGACCACCCCGCCACCGGCCGCCGCCTGCGGCACCGGCACCGCACGCTGGAAACCGTCGGTGGCGAGGTTGGCGACGTTGTTGGCGCGCACCTGCAGGCCGGACGCCGCGGCGCGCATGCCGGACAGCGCGATCGAGGAAGCGGGGGCGATGGCGGTCATGATGGGCCGGGGCGCAGGGAGACTTGCCGGGATATCGGCCGATCTCGCGGGGACTTTAGTGGTGGAGATTCGGGAATCGGGAATGGGGATTCGCAAGAGCAGACGCGTCGGCGCCGATAGCCAAAGCCCCTCTCCCCTCGGGACCTGATTAGCGCTGTGTCTCAGCTGGTGATGCTGCCTAGGTTTAGAAATGCAGGATCTTCAGTGAGATACGGCGATGACGTTCAATCGGATCCAGTTCCAGAAGGGGCTTTCGATTCCGGCTTTTCTGAGCCGCTACGGCTCCGAGACGCAATGTGTCGAGGCGTTGATTCAGGCCAGATGGCCTGCTGGCTTCGTGTGCCCGCAATGCGGTCACACCCATGCCAGTCGTTTTGAGCGAGGCCACCAGCAGCTGTGGCAATGCACGCGCTGCAGGGTACAGACCAGCTTGACCGCCGGCACGCCCATGGCAGACACCAAACTGCCCTTGCGAGCGTGGTGGCTGGCCATCTATCTGGTGAGCCAAGCCAAGAATGGAGTTGCTGCGTTGGAACTGGCTCGGCAGTTGGGCGTCTGCTATCGCACTGCATGGCGGATCAAGCACAAACTGATGTCGGCGATGGCCGATCGTGAGCAGTCACGGCGGCTCGAGGGAGAGGTCCAGATCGATGATGCCTATCTGGGCGGCGAACGCGCCGGTGGCCCAGGAGAACCGCAGTGGCGGAACAAGGTGCCGTTTATCGCAGCGGTTTCCCTGCATCAAGGGCGCCCGCGCCATCTGCGCCTGGACGTGGTCTCCAGCTTCCGGAGAAGCGTCGTGAACACGTGGGCCCAGCAGGCACTGGCACCGGGCACCCATGTCGTCAGTGATGGGCTGACAGCGTTCACAGGTGTGGGCTGGGCAGGCCTGACACACGATGCCATCGTGACCGGAGGCGGCCGCAAAGGCGCCCAGCAGCCTCGTCTGCGGTGGGTCAATACGATCCTGGGCAATCTCAAGACCGCGCTTAGCGGTACCCACCATGCGGTGGACTTCCCGAAATACGGCGCGCGCTACCTGCGCGCGCATGCCTATCGGTTCAACCGCCGCTTCAACCTGGCGGCCATGGTGCCGCGCCTGGCCCGTGCCTTGGCCAGCACGGGACGGCTCACAGAGCGGCAACTGCGTATGCCAGCTGAGACACAGCGCTAATCAGGCCCTCGGGACCTGATTAGCGCTGTGTCTCAGCTGGTGATGCTGCCTAGGTTTAGAAATGCAGGATCTTCAGTGAGATACGGCGATGACGTTCAATCGGATCCAGTTCCAGAAGGGGCTTTCGATTCCGGCTTTTCTGAGCCGCTACGGCTCCGAGACGCAATGTGTCGAGGCGTTGATTCAGGCCAGATGGCCTGCTGGCTTCGTGTGCCCGCAATGCGGTCACACCCATGCCAGTCGTTTTGAGCGAGGCCACCAGCAGCTGTGGCAATGCACGCGCTGCAGGGTACAGACCAGCTTGACCGCCGGCACGCCCATGGCAGACACCAAACTGCCCTTGCGAGCGTGGTGGCTGGCCATCTATCTGGTGAGCCAAGCCAAGAATGGAGTTGCTGCGTTGGAACTGGCTCGGCAGTTGGGCGTCTGCTATCGCACTGCATGGCGGATCAAGCACAAACTGATGTCGGCGATGGCCGATCGTGAGCAGTCACGGCGGCTCGAGGGAGAGGTCCAGATCGATGATGCCTATCTGGGCGGCGAACGCGCCGGTGGCCCAGGAGAACCGCAGTGGCGGAACAAGGTGCCGTTTATCGCAGCGGTTTCCCTGCATCAAGGGCGCCCGCGCCATCTGCGCCTGGACGTGGTCTCCAGCTTCCGGAGAAGCGTCGTGAACACGTGGGCCCAGCAGGCACTGGCACCGGGCACCCATGTCGTCAGTGATGGGCTGACAGCGTTCACAGGTGTGGGCTGGGCAGGCCTGACACACGATGCCATCGTGACCGGAGGCGGCCGCAAAGGCGCCCAGCAGCCTCGTCTGCGGTGGGTCAATACGATCCTGGGCAATCTCAAGACCGCGCTTAGCGGTACCCACCATGCGGTGGACTTCCCGAAATACGGCGCGCGCTACCTGCGCGCGCATGCCTATCGGTTCAACCGCCGCTTCAACCTGGCGGCCATGGTGCCGCGCCTGGCCCGTGCCTTGGCCAGCGCGGGACGGCTCACAGAGCGGCAACTGCGTATGCCAGCTGAGACACAGCGCTAATCAGGCCCTCGGGAGAGGGGTTGGGGTGAGGGTCCGCCGCGAAAGCGACGCGCGGAGGTTGGGTGCACGAGGCTGCGCTCGCACCCTCATCCGCCCCTGCGGGGCACCTTCTCCCGAGGGGAGAAGGAAGGGCCGCGCTTTTGCGAATCCCCACTCCCCAATCCCGACCGCTACAGCCGATTCCAGGCCGGCGTCGGCGCCCCAAGCAGATGCCGCACGAAGAAGGCGTACTGGCGCCGCTGCACGTAGTCGATCGGGCCGGTGGAGCGGCCGACCGTATGCTCGCCGCCGGGCACGTTGAGCAGATCGAACTCCTTGCCGGCGCGGATCAGCGCATCCACCACCTGCGCGGTCGAGGCCGGATCGACGTTGCTGTCCTGTTCGCCGACGATCAGCAACAACTCGCCGCGCAGCTTGGAGGCATTGTCGACACCGGAGGCGGCGGCATAGCTGGCATCCACCGGCCAGCCCATCCACTGCTCGTTCCAGCTGATCTTGTCCATGCGGTTGTCGTAGCAGCCGGCATAGGCGACGCCCACCTTGTAGAAATCCGGATGC
This window contains:
- a CDS encoding IS1595 family transposase, giving the protein MTFNRIQFQKGLSIPAFLSRYGSETQCVEALIQARWPAGFVCPQCGHTHASRFERGHQQLWQCTRCRVQTSLTAGTPMADTKLPLRAWWLAIYLVSQAKNGVAALELARQLGVCYRTAWRIKHKLMSAMADREQSRRLEGEVQIDDAYLGGERAGGPGEPQWRNKVPFIAAVSLHQGRPRHLRLDVVSSFRRSVVNTWAQQALAPGTHVVSDGLTAFTGVGWAGLTHDAIVTGGGRKGAQQPRLRWVNTILGNLKTALSGTHHAVDFPKYGARYLRAHAYRFNRRFNLAAMVPRLARALASAGRLTERQLRMPAETQR
- a CDS encoding flagellar basal body protein, encoding MTAIAPASSIALSGMRAAASGLQVRANNVANLATDGFQRAVPVPQAAAGGGVVGQVQAAGGQGSDLVDDMVGAVSDRTAFQANARVLRAADDSIGSLLDVLA
- a CDS encoding IS1595 family transposase, with amino-acid sequence MTFNRIQFQKGLSIPAFLSRYGSETQCVEALIQARWPAGFVCPQCGHTHASRFERGHQQLWQCTRCRVQTSLTAGTPMADTKLPLRAWWLAIYLVSQAKNGVAALELARQLGVCYRTAWRIKHKLMSAMADREQSRRLEGEVQIDDAYLGGERAGGPGEPQWRNKVPFIAAVSLHQGRPRHLRLDVVSSFRRSVVNTWAQQALAPGTHVVSDGLTAFTGVGWAGLTHDAIVTGGGRKGAQQPRLRWVNTILGNLKTALSGTHHAVDFPKYGARYLRAHAYRFNRRFNLAAMVPRLARALASTGRLTERQLRMPAETQR
- a CDS encoding TonB-dependent receptor domain-containing protein, coding for MSSLPERVAPLFPSSWRRAQRPRPLATAICTALSLVAAAPCALAQDATASDAATTLERVTVTGSHLRRVDAETASPVITIDRQRIEDSGQNTLGQLLQQLPAMAGNMPNIALNSGFSHGRALVSLRNLGAERTLVLVNGHRMAGPASSVSAAPGVDINAIPAAMVERIEVLTDGASSVYGSDAIAGVVNIILKDKYDGAAATVDYGQSTHGDGNRRSLGVEWGKTWDRGGLILGLSRSSMNALYDEDRSYARTAVNYLNGQVVERRGNGTRAFLGDGSVLTPNSGLAPGPVDAGDFHPYNAAVEGYNSYFGQYLITPVERTNFSAHASFDFTPNVQGYLDMFWTRSETTSQLTAYGLELPNASQNYYNPFGSSLSRYLLRSVPANTRVYSSTMYQTNIVAGLRGKFADTNWQWDAAAGYARYKDTLVRNGFSITSALNNAVGASFLDSDGVVKCGTPGNVIAGCTPINVFNPDDPATIAGIKATQSAVDLIDESTMKFAEASINGDLFAMPAGMVQAAFGLSFRKNGFSQGTSNPVAAADAEGNCDYNDGCIMNQGHDETIKEAYAEVLIPLLKDVPGAQALNLNLGTRYSKYDYWGNTTNSKVALEWRPIDNLLIRATGSEVFRAPALGDLYGSPYNTVVDASGDYTDPCKGYTGGGNAAACANVPTDGSFTNTASFTVLTTGSANAGFAIKPEKGRSYNIGAVYDPGWAEGLSLNLDSWRVTLDDMINGVGLDQVLQNCYDGQSAYCPLIQRNGSGQLVSVTVPFAINSGKVDIRGYDIGIKYALRDTAWGSFQAGVDATFLSSYTFSGDSHNYVGETSSYGNMPRWRASFNLGWDNGPWHASWNTRLIGPTTVGSAYEDFCVNTAADGSCVYFRVGTVTYHDVSLSRKFESLHTTLSAGANNVGNRKPPQYYGYASAANTDAFTYDTLGRYFWARLRTEF
- a CDS encoding Tat pathway signal protein, yielding MDRRDFLRQGMAVGAVAGVQALAGPAAAAPTAGTAAHASVAAPQLRPLATDALAGHTLQCRFVEAGASWAVYEDLRQPDGDLTLLGPGGALVLGKRTEPVFPAAQAPYFGMQLAEVAMAEADLLAERLLRDGDPRMDEVRDAAPPPASQLDPKDYNGRLPWTTFVGTRDCADTMPVYPDGRTRCYRALHAFPELGKAELVARRHEGLLGGWMPAVRKRVPAGEGRYYDVLLFADVLATDRFIVQTWHRSALVEHGQVTKVVYGYSYPDYPPRRGPRSAEDFYRGLLAFAGYWQGLLADTVQAQLPDASWSDMARFAFARELVVRPGGTYPKYGAVDRDYYGNEYDGFQDTFTSSLYANLEWGRFAQAGAVLDGYFSDFVQDDGMVNMRGAETGQFGLTLSLLARYLRYTGDAALLRKHRGKIAATAQILLELHDASLKLPATSPGHGLIHGWNESDACLFPDPTLWWKPYYANSALAIRGWEDLAAVWTTIAGAGAQATAAQWRRRAQQLTAQLHKTLRANVRRDLQPPYIGPLPGVKLTFRQSLQQESPSEQGWPHRAYAELLQADVLPDDLAHLVIDCVRGHGGTSLGVVGNIAPPTPEGRDLLGFISYGYAQQLLRLDRIEEYLLFLYAHRYHVHTRGSWTAGEVSGITGGMPLFCIPAQMTIPLLLRWMLVFEDSAGEALFLARALPREWLGSGETIAIVAAPTRWGAVSLSLRADPAAKRIAGRLTLPAQAPPRTWLTLRVPAGTRLREVAIDGRAVALSGPRNERVQVPAGAAGQMTISAAYG